The genomic window agtgggcacacttcacctcgcagtGAGTGTGCGGAATTTTTTCTCGACGACTACATGCCTATAGAAGAATATTAACTCCTACTGCTTTGTTCGtactctaagtgggcacatttGGTCCACTACGAAGcaatttttgattctaaacttgagctccttacacccttatggcaagctgtacttgggtcacactgctcggcaacaggtcacgctgctcggcgacgattcatgctgctcggcgataggtcacgctgctcggcgatggaacacgctgctcggcgacggttcacgctgctcggcgataggtcacgctgctcgacgatggttcacgctgctcggcgatagtTCACGCTGCTTGATGATAGGTCACGCTGCTCAGCAATACAacacggtggttggaccatgagtttgactgctcggcgttATCCACACCTGCTCGACgagctcaagatggtgttgcgCAATGGGTAcgaggtgctcgaggactagctgtggggtgtatgaccctggatacccatagcaggccacatgggctgcgcccctaggggtggcccagcccacaagaagaagccttgtggggcacgactctgctcggcgcctaccgcaagacaccgggaagatatcctgaagatactacgagatctattaggatatgtacgatccaaagatttctgtaatcagttattactttccggttatctcttagatctaaccgacttgtaaccctacctcctggactatataaggcgggcagggaccccctctaaaatcatggcatatcatatgatagctaatacaaaccaacagaccacatgagtagggtattacgtcatactgatggcctgaacatgtctaactcgtgtgtctctgttgccttcttgttcttgatctcatgctcctctgccaatcaatttaccttcgtgggatacccctcggaggactgccgatgatattctgtcgacaattttggtgtttgatgatcaacaagaccaaattggactaatgtgtttgTGAGTGttagttttgtagtccaataggttgcaaatgtgacttggacaaatgcgacatgatgatccaatgatcaacacctcaagcaagaccctagaagcataataGAAGACCCAAGAAACCAAGCAAAGTCCAGGCAGTGGCGTCTGATCGAGTCCAGACAAGTTCTAGAGCGATGAAACGTCGACCGGTCGTGTTAGATGGTAAGCGATCGGACTCGCCAGAGAGTCCGATCAACAGTGAGCGCCAATGGTTGGGATGACCAAATGCGTCCGATCAGAACGAcctatgcgtccggtcaatggcagAAAGCTAGGtctcatccccaatggctactttcttcatgggacttataaatacttataaatagacccccaaccggccaattgAGTtatggagagctgaggaaacataccaagagtgttgatacaccattttagtgatctccacttgcatagtacttagtgattcattaggtgattagcataggtgctttgtgaagtgcttatattgattagaccaccgcttatacgcttgctctagggttaggcctagtgtttagtgaggtttgcacacttcttattactcggtgcttgcgtgcaccattgttgtacatcagaagggcttgtagtcttgtgagatcacaccaaccgtgtttgtggtgtggccgccacgtGTACCgtagggaacaaggcccgcggcggttctgtcggaagcttgatagtgaaaacGGCAGGGAGTgttctaggagaggcttgctgtAAGGCGCACCAGAGAcctacttgcgcgtggggaaggactgaggctatccatggagttacctgatcagaagcttggcccttgcgagggattccttgcgaggggctccaatgaaaactagggggaagcttgagcgcttcccgatacctcggtaaaaatactaaagtcatcgacgggagtttgcatctctacctcatctttaccttttgcattcacattgctaccttggttgattggtgtactttcctagcttagtcgataggctagttgataggattggaacctaggttgcataacccttttgcggtagagatagcaacacacctagtaaaaccgtagttgcacatctagatagattactttcttgcataggttttgactaggtggaattagaggccatattttagagtagatttttaagttgcctaattgaccccccctcttaggcattaCGGTCCCTTATATCCGGCCCCCTCTTCCCCCCTGATGGTGGATCTAGACCCCACCTCCTCCCCAGCGGTAGATtcggccccctcctcctcccctgtGATGGATCCGGCCCCCACTTCATCCCCAGCGGTAGATCTGGCCCCCTCCTGGTTCCTGGTGGCGGATTTGGCCCCCTCCTCATCCCCGACGATGAATCCGACATCCTCCTACTCCCTGATGGTGGATCTGGCCCCCACCTCCTCCTTGATGGTGGATCCAGCCTCCACCTCCTTCACGGCGGTGGATCCAGCACCCTCCTCCACGACGGCGCTCTCAGTGCCTGAATCTGGTTGAGGAGGCAAGCGTTGTGGATCTGGTGGTGGCAGATCCCCGAGGGCAAGATTCGGCGGTCTAGATGGGCTTGGCGGGCCCATGGATGGGCTCACCGGGCTTGTCcatgagttttcatttttttgttttttatattccattaaccgaggtgggcaaccAACCGTCTCCGTTAAGACCGGATTAActataacacccttggtgttacaccctaaatcatttactaaaatatgtcatgagcatcatgtttctgTGTTAgtacatgtgataaagtgtgtagatcaatttcttgtaacctaaaatgactaataaaaatgttaaacgaaagtcGATTCAATAGCTCGTGTATATCAAGTAgggattaaaactaatttttattgaacaaaaatgctatagaacatatgtggcgcttaaataaagtttagaatatgaactttgtagatgacaatgaaatacttgtagaaaaataacattgctagctaatacttctaatagcctagaaatgcaacttagaatcaagttcagctcaaagacttagaatattttcaagttcATAGACAACAACACAATGCCatatttagcaatttattttgtgaaatcgggTTAGGAAAAGGTGTTAAGTTTTAGCTCGGTTTGGTAGCCtcacatgccatcttgagcatggtgaagatggtttggctcctgaagcaaccgtttagttgttttgggtgctttaaaattcgtgcatagCACGGTCTCGGGCGAGTTGGCCGCGTGGGTGCGGTCACCACGCTCGGGCGCTCGATGTCGCCACGCTGGCGGTTCTACATGCACGCGCGCTACCGCTCGTGGTCGGCCACGGCTGCTCTAGCCTGGCTGTGGTCTAGACGTCGCTGGCTCTTACCGCGcggagccgccgctgctgcttgcGTAGCTAGGCGGTGCTGCCATCGGCTCCGCCGCGCTACCGCACTGCAAACCCGCCCTACGCCATGACAAAGCCACTGCCATTGTTGTCACATCATTGTCGCGTCCGCGTCCGTCCGTTGTACCCTTTGCGCCGCTGCCGGCCCAGTTCGAGGCCGCCActgccgcgcgcacgtggccgagctcgccgtctccttgccatttatggcgctACGCCGCACGGGCCATGGCCGGTCAGGAATGTGCGCGCTTGTCCTTTGTGTCTGCGCGCATGCCTTCCTAGTCGCGCCAAGCatgtcccaccaaggcgaggccgtgctgtgccaccagccggtctgtctctctctctttctccctcctccgccgccgtcgaGCCACGCCATCAAATTACCTACCAAGTGATCACCTCCATTTAATTCAGCGCATCCACATCTTCACCATCACGTCCTCTCGCTGCCCGACCCCACCGAGCCATGAAGAAGGCActaccaagctccaattttggagtttcctcGTCGCCGTGCCAATAAGGCCGCGTCCGGCCTTGGATGTGGGCAGCCCTCCTATCGTCCCTCTTGAGccaattcacctacaccactagcatcgccttgactccctcttcaccctaCGCGCCTTAGCCAAACCGCTACCGCATCCCCATCGTCACCGACGTGACTGTGCCGGTGCAGTGCGCCACCGCATGGCTTGGCCGCACATGGCCAACCCTCCTTTGCCATCCTCCACCCTAACtgtcacctcggctaggtccacgatagtctactgatgctccctcgctatccagttaggttcttaggtgctctggATCACCGGGGCAGCTGTGCCGCTGTCTCGGATGGCCGCACATCGCTGCAGCTCGCTCTAGCAAGTCCTGCCACCCTACGTTACTGCTAGGTGTAGGCGGTTGGACCATAGTTAAAGGTCGACCCGACCGATGGGCCAGCGCGAGCCTCTGGTGGCCGGCACGGTCGTGCCGTGCCATCACCACCGTGCACTGAGCCACTAGGGGGTGCGAATGGATGAATTAGGGAAAGGCttgggggttaagtgagaaggtttgagagaggcgtaaatagcgttaggacttagttgtaattcgagagaagtgcgaggtctattttgcaaaagcgCTAGCGCGCCCGGGATTTCCCCGCCGTGGACCGTCTCGCGCTGCAGGTCGGCCTCGCGTGGGCCACACCATGGGCTGCCGCGTGCTCATGCGCGCGGTGCGTCACGTGGGCCGCGCGGGCAAATTCGTTTaaagaattagaaatagttttctaatttaatttttgagctgatctttggtaaatcatataaaattatgtatgtgtccaaaaattatgaaacaaattttgttaggtttctaaaattacgctctatctattagtgtatttagtttatatatatacatgttgataccaagagctattaaattatttgagagtgctcaatattattaggttaaatattataggaatttttatggtaaattggtgatagctttagtcataaattttttat from Miscanthus floridulus cultivar M001 chromosome 11, ASM1932011v1, whole genome shotgun sequence includes these protein-coding regions:
- the LOC136492425 gene encoding pectinesterase inhibitor 10-like; amino-acid sequence: MVDLDPTSSPAVDSAPSSSPVMDPAPTSSPAVDLAPSWFLVADLAPSSSPTMNPTSSYSLMVDLAPTSSLMVDPASTSFTAVDPAPSSTTALSVPESG